The proteins below are encoded in one region of Aquisphaera giovannonii:
- a CDS encoding DUF7832 domain-containing protein, whose protein sequence is MSVDRADWHSGGDFPAELPPECGGTHIGMFLAWIVHNGLQGEFHDEESPEELEAVRARQMTGREFLFRACDGKFWDEDMSEEGKAFCAAYYLGAGGKGYGPYIEDYERVLAGGLPSTYHVEDTWANYDAIAPVINRRYEEWKAARG, encoded by the coding sequence TTGTCGGTCGATCGTGCAGACTGGCACTCGGGGGGGGACTTCCCGGCCGAGTTGCCGCCGGAATGCGGAGGTACGCACATCGGGATGTTCCTGGCCTGGATCGTCCATAACGGTCTCCAGGGCGAGTTCCACGACGAAGAATCACCCGAGGAGCTCGAAGCCGTCCGCGCCCGGCAGATGACCGGCCGAGAGTTCCTGTTCCGGGCGTGCGACGGCAAGTTCTGGGACGAGGACATGAGCGAGGAGGGAAAAGCCTTCTGCGCGGCGTACTATCTCGGCGCGGGCGGGAAGGGCTACGGCCCCTATATCGAAGACTACGAGCGAGTGCTGGCCGGCGGGCTGCCCAGCACTTACCACGTCGAGGACACGTGGGCCAACTACGACGCAATTGCGCCGGTGATCAACCGCCGGTATGAGGAATGGAAGGCAGCGCGGGGGTGA
- a CDS encoding type II toxin-antitoxin system HicB family antitoxin encodes MQTLRFVHWHDGDAFLGYLLEYPDYWTQGDSLEDLEEHLVDLYRDLTSGEIPGIRKVDDLVIP; translated from the coding sequence ATGCAAACCCTCCGGTTCGTCCACTGGCACGACGGCGATGCATTCCTCGGGTATCTCCTCGAATATCCCGACTACTGGACCCAAGGCGACTCCCTCGAGGACCTCGAGGAGCACCTGGTCGACCTCTACCGGGATTTGACCAGCGGTGAGATTCCCGGCATCCGGAAGGTCGACGACCTGGTCATCCCATGA
- a CDS encoding macro domain-containing protein: MVHTVLAKFRRWRMTTLKPFGDPASPEGVRLTLGDRDGGVARALAAAFGGVPAVEVVEGDLLDADCEAIVSPANSFGDMGGGIDKAIDDFHRGAAQRAVMDAIAEHFYGELPVGMAVVVELPGRRLPFVVASPTMRVPGRVPHSLNAYLAMRAALVAVLRHNAAARRPIRALAVPGLCTGVGAMPAAEAAMQMRTAYDIVMGGHWRRVVHPAMAPYAMRP, translated from the coding sequence ATGGTCCACACGGTCCTCGCGAAATTCCGTCGGTGGCGCATGACGACTCTCAAGCCGTTCGGCGACCCGGCATCCCCTGAGGGGGTGAGACTCACCCTCGGCGATCGCGACGGCGGCGTCGCGCGGGCGCTCGCCGCGGCGTTCGGGGGCGTGCCGGCGGTCGAGGTCGTCGAGGGGGACCTGCTCGACGCCGATTGCGAGGCGATCGTCAGCCCGGCCAACAGCTTCGGCGACATGGGCGGGGGCATCGACAAGGCCATCGACGACTTCCACCGCGGGGCCGCCCAGCGCGCCGTGATGGACGCCATCGCGGAGCACTTCTACGGCGAGCTCCCGGTCGGCATGGCCGTGGTGGTGGAGCTCCCGGGCCGCCGCCTGCCGTTCGTCGTGGCCTCGCCGACGATGCGCGTCCCGGGGCGCGTCCCCCACAGCCTGAACGCGTACCTGGCCATGCGAGCGGCGCTCGTCGCGGTCCTGCGCCACAACGCCGCGGCCCGACGCCCCATCCGGGCCCTCGCCGTCCCCGGCCTCTGCACGGGCGTCGGTGCCATGCCGGCCGCCGAGGCCGCGATGCAGATGAGGACCGCGTACGACATCGTCATGGGCGGCCACTGGCGCCGGGTCGTCCATCCCGCCATGGCCCCCTATGCCATGCGGCCGTGA
- a CDS encoding Uma2 family endonuclease: MSSGTRVAATLENLARHEGNAELIAGGIVALSPMGRKPGRVASRIFRSLDDHAEATGRGEAYADNTGFAVPPLASGRQSFAPDASYFLGPFPADEMRFLEGAPAFAVEVRSESDYGAAAEEALAAKRSDYFEAGTAIVWDVDPIRERVSKHRPEAPGRPTVFARGQEADAEPAVTGWRMAVGRIFG; encoded by the coding sequence ATGTCATCCGGAACACGAGTCGCCGCCACCCTCGAGAACCTGGCTCGCCACGAGGGCAATGCGGAGCTGATCGCGGGCGGGATCGTGGCTCTGTCGCCGATGGGTCGGAAGCCGGGCCGCGTCGCCTCGCGGATCTTTCGAAGCCTGGACGACCACGCGGAAGCGACCGGGCGAGGCGAGGCCTACGCCGACAACACGGGCTTTGCGGTCCCGCCGCTCGCGTCGGGGCGACAATCGTTCGCCCCGGATGCGTCCTACTTCCTCGGACCCTTCCCGGCCGACGAGATGCGGTTCCTGGAGGGGGCGCCGGCGTTCGCCGTCGAGGTCCGGAGCGAGAGCGACTACGGCGCCGCCGCCGAGGAAGCCCTGGCGGCGAAGCGCTCCGATTACTTCGAGGCCGGCACCGCGATCGTCTGGGACGTGGATCCGATCCGCGAACGGGTGAGCAAGCACCGGCCCGAAGCTCCCGGCCGTCCGACTGTCTTCGCCCGCGGCCAGGAGGCCGACGCCGAACCCGCAGTGACCGGCTGGCGGATGGCGGTGGGCCGGATCTTCGGTTGA